The genome window GCTAAAATGTTTTCTCCGTTTAACCTGATAGAATCCTTTTCAAATATCGATACAGTGATTGGGATTTCTATTACCTTTATCTTTGGTTTTACGCTGATTTACGCCCTTTTCTACGCTTCCTGCCATGCTCAGTATCCAGAGCAGCCAAATAGAAATATGCCTTATTTTCACCCAATTACAGGCATCACTTTTTCCGGTATCATCGCAGGAATTTACCTTCTGTATTCAGGTATTCAGATCACGTATCTGTTCATGGGCGCCGGGCTTCCCGCGGGAATCACTTATTCCGAATATGCCCGCTCGGGCTTTTGGCAGCTGATGCTGGTGGCATTTATCAATGTGTGTTTAGTGCTTGGTTGTATGTATCTGTTTAGTGAAAATAAAGGACTGAAAATCCTTTTGACCGTTATATCATGCTGCACCTATATCATGATCTGTTCAGCGGACTGGAGAATGTATCTGTACGTGAAAGCCTATCATCTGACTTTCCTTCGGGTATGCGTATTTTACTCCCTGGTTATTCTGGCAATTCTGATGCTCGGAGTGATCATCAGTATCTATGTAAAAAAATTTCCGCTGACACATTATATAATAGGCGTCATTACATGTGGGTATCTGCTGTTTTCCTTCGCTCAGCCGGACTACTGGATTGCTAAGTATAATGTCAGCCATATCCAGCATATGAACGTCTCTGACCTGGATTATTTGCTCTATGGTCTTTCCTTAGATGCGGTTCCTGCAATCAGTGAGATTAAAGCTGAACAACTCTCGGGAGAGGGATTTGGTTTTCAAAGCGAAGGTTCACTTATTTATTCAGATATGATTGACAGGCAAAATGACTCATCTACGCTTGGAGAGACTATTGTTGCTGAACAAATTAACAGCAATATTTATGATTATTACAGAACGATTTACGATAATAATAAGGATCTGGCTTTCCGCAAAGCCAATTATTCCAGAATACGCGCAAAGAATATTGCCTATGATAAATTAAAAGAACTGAATAAATAGTTGGCTACTACATTTTGCAAAATCGAAAGAGTAAACGTTATAAAAATAGTAATAATTATGTAAAAAGTTAAGACCGAGATGAACGTTCACTAAGATATGCTTGACAACTTAAATTTTCCCAAAGCCATGTTTTTATAAAAATATAAAATGCATGGCCTTGGGATTTTTATTTTTTTATTTATAGAAGCTATATATAAATCTCATTAACTTATTTACTTTATCTATTTGACACTGTATTTCACCGATTATAGAATGGACTTATAATGTAACTACAGGAGGTACCTGCTTTGTTTGTTGATATGCATATGCACGAATTAACCTATTCAACGGATAGTTTTTTAAAGCTGGAAGAAATGGTGGAAATAGCTAAAAAGAAGGGACTTGGCGGAATCTGTATCACCGATCATGACAGCATGGGACTTCGTGATTACGCCGCTGAATATAGTAAAAAGACCGGATTTCCTATTTTTACCGGTATTGAATTCTACTCTCTTCAAGGAGATATTCTGGCATTCGGAATCGATGACTATCCAAGAGAACGCATTGGTGCTCAGGATTTCATTGATCAGGTTCGTGCGCAGGGTGGTATCACGATCAGTGCTCACCCGTTCCGTAATAACAGACGCGGCCTGGAGGAACATCTGGATATCGTGCAGGGATTAGATGGAATCGAAGTGCTTAATGGAAGTACGCTCCCTGATGCAACTGCAAAGGCAGAGGAATATGCAAAAAAACTGGGACTTGCCGCTACCGGCGCGAGCGACTGCCATGTACCGGATAAGGTAGGCGTATATGCTACCTATTTTCCAAATGAAATACGAACGATGGACGAGCTTATTAAAGCTGTCAGAAATCATGAATGTCAGCCGGCATATTATAAAGATGGAATATATCATATTTATAAATTTTAAACTTTATAATGACACAGACCTTTGAGAAAATGGGCGGCAAAGTATAAAAACTCTGCCGCTTTTTCAATTCCAAGCATACCTGAAATAAGGTCTACCGGACCTTATTTTGGTCTTGAAAATATTCTATCATTTTATTAAGATTTCCCATTTATTCAACATTATTAAAAATTTCAAAGCCTAATATCTCTATAATAAATCCATCATCGTATGGTTTTACCTTTCCCTCCTTCTCCATTTCTTCTTCTGTAATAAGTGAATGAACCTTTGAAATTTTATATGACAGTGATTTATATTCCACAGTACCTCCATCTTTTAGTTGGTGTCTTATTGGAAATAATAAAATTAACAAAATAATTATTATAACTACTATGGCTAACTTCTTTTTCATAGTGGCGCATCTACCTTTCAAATTATCTCATTTCTGTTAAAAAAATGGTCCATCAAAAAATACGATTGATGAACCATTTTTTAACCTATTCTTTAAATCTACTCTTTTTCTTCCGTTTCTTCCACGCTGATTTCCGTTTCATCTTCTACTGCATTCTCCGTCTCAGAAACCTCAGCTTCTCCTTCCAGTTCTTTCGAAGCATGGCGTACCTTTGCGATACTTGCCACTTCCTCTTTCTCCTTCAAATTAATCAGCTTCACACCGGAAGTAATTCTTCCCAGCA of Roseburia hominis contains these proteins:
- a CDS encoding PHP domain-containing protein gives rise to the protein MFVDMHMHELTYSTDSFLKLEEMVEIAKKKGLGGICITDHDSMGLRDYAAEYSKKTGFPIFTGIEFYSLQGDILAFGIDDYPRERIGAQDFIDQVRAQGGITISAHPFRNNRRGLEEHLDIVQGLDGIEVLNGSTLPDATAKAEEYAKKLGLAATGASDCHVPDKVGVYATYFPNEIRTMDELIKAVRNHECQPAYYKDGIYHIYKF
- a CDS encoding DUF4173 domain-containing protein — protein: MYKNLFGTTFLLYAAGTVGVLYLFSEKINLKVNKETKIYFIEIILFGLSTCITASKLLQFFNWCFVIMLLLLAMISQFFEKRQWNLGSYFIYLAKLFFSTIGYTFLPVSEAFTSLKSKKKADHKKVKPVIFGIIAAVSALFIIFPLLLSSDMIFRTVFAKMFSPFNLIESFSNIDTVIGISITFIFGFTLIYALFYASCHAQYPEQPNRNMPYFHPITGITFSGIIAGIYLLYSGIQITYLFMGAGLPAGITYSEYARSGFWQLMLVAFINVCLVLGCMYLFSENKGLKILLTVISCCTYIMICSADWRMYLYVKAYHLTFLRVCVFYSLVILAILMLGVIISIYVKKFPLTHYIIGVITCGYLLFSFAQPDYWIAKYNVSHIQHMNVSDLDYLLYGLSLDAVPAISEIKAEQLSGEGFGFQSEGSLIYSDMIDRQNDSSTLGETIVAEQINSNIYDYYRTIYDNNKDLAFRKANYSRIRAKNIAYDKLKELNK